In the Rhizophagus irregularis chromosome 8, complete sequence genome, one interval contains:
- a CDS encoding thioredoxin-disulfide reductase — protein sequence MILRSTTFGIRSNFLFNSNKFKILSNINIHTFQRISNLKRITFQTIQKKDMHAKVIIIGSGPAGHTAALYLSRATLKPVLFEGFLANGFAPGGQLTTTTDVENYPGFPEGIMGPVMMEKFREQSSRFGTEIITETISKVDLSSKPFKLWRDGAEEQAFDTADSLIIATGAAAKRLHLPGEDIYWQKGISACAVCDGAVPIFRNKPLAVIGGGDSAAEEALFLTKYGSHVYVIVRRDKLRASKVMANRLLSNPKVTVIWNTIPIECKGDGKLLNLLITKDTKTGEEKELSINGLFYAIGHVPATELVKNQLELDTDGYIMTKPDTTYTSVEGVFAAGDVKDKKYRQAITSAGSGCMAALECERWLSEHFPE from the exons ATGATATTAAGATCCACAACATTTGGTATtcgttcaaattttttattcaattctaataaatttaaaattttatcaaacatAAATATACATACTTTTCAGagaatttctaatttaaaacGAATAACTTTTCaaacaattcaaaaaaaagatatgcatgcaaaagttattattatcgGGTCAGGCCCTGCTGGACATACTGCTGCACTTTATTTATCAAGAGCAACTTTGAAACCTGTATTATTTGAAGGTTTCCTGGCAAACGGGTTTGCGCCGGGTGGCCAA CTCACTACTACAACTGATGTAGAAAATTATCCGGGATTCCCTGAAGGAATTATGGGTCCAGTTATGATGGAAAAATTTCGCGAACAAAGTTCAAGATTTGGTACAGAAATCATTACTGAAACTATATCAAAAGTTGATCTTTCTTcaaaaccatttaaattatggCGTGATGGAGCTGAGGAGCAGGCATTTGATACAGCTGATTCATTAATTATAGCTACTGGTGCAGCTGCTAAAAGATTACACCTACCTGGTGAAGATATTTATTGGCAAAAGGGAATTTCTGCTTGCGCCGTTTGTGATGGTGCTGTTCCCATTTTTAGGAATAAACCTTTAGCTGTTATAGGTGGTGGAGATTCTGCAGCAGAAGAAGCTTTATTTCTTACAAAATATGGATCTCATGTTTATGTAATTGTTCGTAGAGATAAACTTCGTGCTTCTAAAGTAATGGCAAATCGGTTACTTTCCAATCCAAAAGTAACAGTAATATGGAACACTATTCCAATTGAATGTAAAGGCGATGGCAAACTTCTTAATCTATTGATCACCAAAGATACCAAAACTGGCGAAGAAAAGGAATTATCCATAAATGGTTTATTCTATGCCATTGGTCACGTTCCTGCTActgaattagtaaaaaatcaattagaaTTAGACACTGATGGCTACATTATGACTAAACCTGATACCACTTACACTAGTGTTGAAGGTGTTTTTGCTGCTGGTGATGTTAAGGATAAAAAGTATAGGCAAGCTATTACTAGTGCTGGATCTGGCTGTATGGCTGCTTTAGAATGCGAACGTTGGTTAAGTGAACACTTCCCTGAATAA